The Acidimicrobiales bacterium genomic sequence CCGGCGTCGACGCTGGACAACGCCCCCTCGACGGTGATGATCAGGAAAGGCATCGCCACGAACGTGTTGGCCAAAACGACGCCCCAGATCGAGAACGGCAGCAGGAAGCCGGTGGCGTCGTTCAGCGGCTCGCCCACCAACCCGCGCCTGCCAAACGCGAACAGCAGGGCTGCACCGCCAACCACGGGAGGCAACACCATCGGCAGCGTCACAACGGCCCGCAGCACCGAACGACCCGGAAAATCGACCCGAGAAAGCACCCAGGCCAGGGGAACACCCAGCACCAGAGATATAGCCGTCGCCGCCACCGAGGTGAACAGCGACAAGCCGAGAGCATCGACGACGACGTCGGACCTGACGATCGACACCAGATCGCCCCAGGGAGTTCTGGCCGCGAGGCCCACCAGCGGCACGGCAAACAGCGCGGCGCCCACCATTGCCAGCATCAGCAACGGCCACGGTGGGTGTTGACGAACGCGGCGCTTGGCCGTGGGCGCCACATTGGGTGTCGGGTTCAGCATCGCCGGTTCACCTGGGTTATGAGCCAGGGGCCGGACGATACCCGAACCCGGTGGCGGGCCGTCAGCCTCGTTGCGGTTTCCAGTAGCCCCGAACCGAAGTGCGCGTGCGCTCGACCCCCAGGGCATCGAACAGCCGCTTGCGGATCGCCTGCATCGCCGAAGCCTCACCTGCCGCCCAGACGTGGACTCCCTCGTCGAGGTGAGCGACTGCGTCGACGACTTCGACCAGTCGACGGCCGGCAACAGCGCCGGGCTGTGTCACGTGCCAGCGAACATCGAACCCGAGGTCCAGCACGGCGCCAGGATCGATTACCTCGACGTGGGCCTCTACCGACAGGCCGGCCTGGGCGGCGAGACCGGCAAGTTGTCTCACTGCGGGTATCGCGGTCTCGTCGCCCAAGATCAGCAGGCTGCGGGCGGCATCGGGCAGCTCGTACCCACTTCCGGGCCCCGATATGGCCAGCGGGTCGCCCGGTTGGGCCGTCTCTGCCCATCCCGAAACCGCGCCACCGGGGTGGCGCACCACCCAGAACTCGATCAGGCCCGAATTGGCGTCGACCACGACGGGAGTAAACGTGCGCAGCAAGGGTCTTTCGCCGTCTGGCATGAGGAATTCGTTGCCGTTCCACTGTGGCAACACGAGCCGATCACCTGGCGCGGGGACCAAAACGCGGATGCTGGCCGCAGGCTCGGGGGTGGCAAAATCGCAAAGCTCGGATCCGCCGGCCACGACCCGCAGCATTCGAGGGCCGAGCTCTTCGACTTCGGCCACAGACGCGGTCCTGAACGGTGGCGGCTCACGTCGGGTCCGGATGGCCCCTCGCGCCCCTTGGTCTGGCATCGCTACCTCCGCTCGATTGCATCGAAGTCGAACGGATACATCATGCCCGAAAAGCACCCTAGAACATACGTAATCGGATACGTATAATGGCGTGATGGACTTGATGGAGCCAGAACCCGATCTTCCGTCGTGGACTTTCCTCACCAACTACGCCCACGTGTTGATCGCGATCGACCGCAATCCCGAGCTTCGTCAACGCGACATTGCGCACGCCGTCGGACTCACCGTCGGAGCGGTGCAAAAGATAATCAACGAACTGGAGCGGGGTGGGTATCTGTCGCACGAAAAAGTCGGCAGGCGCAACCGCTACCAGATCAATCCCGACCTTCCCCTGAGACACCCGCTCGAGAACACCCACAACGTGGGCGAACTGCTCGAGAGCCTGGCCGACAGCGGTAGCTGACCCGGGCAGGCGATTGCCCGGCTAGCTACGAAGCACTCCGTCGGTGATGTGGACCGTGCGGTCGCAATAGTCGGTGATGCGCTCGTCGTGGGTCACGACGATGGCCGCCGTCTTTCGCGACTTCATCTCGGTGCGAATGAGTTCCATGACCTGGGCGCCGAGTTCGGTGTCGAGAGCCGAGGTGGGTTCGTCGAACAGCACCAGCCGCGGTTCGTTCATGAGGGCGCGACCTATGGCCACCCGCTGCTTTTGGCCGCCCGAGAGTTGCGACGGCAGGTTCTTGGCCCGATCGGAAAGGCCGAGTTCTTCGAGCAGGCGGTCGGCGCGATCGCGTGCCGGCTTGCCTTGGCGGCGGCCCATCTCGTCCACCACCAGCAGATTCTCTCGAGCGTTCAGGAACGGCACGAGGTTGACCGACTGGAATACAAAGCCGACCTGGCTCTGTCGAAACCGCGTGAGCTCGGAGTCTGAGTAGTCGGTGATCTCTTCGCCGCCGACCCTCACAGACCCCTCGGTGGTCGACAAGATGCCGCCGGCGATCGAGCAGAGAGTGGTCTTGCCCGAGCCCGACGGCCCGACCAGCGCAACGATCTCGTCCTCGCCCAGCGTCAGCGTGGCGTGATCGAGCGCCACGACCTCGTCGTCGCCCACTTGGTAGACCTTGCGGACGTCTGACATCTGGAGTGCGGGTTCGGTCATTTCAACTCCCGAGGGCCGAAGCCGGGTCGATACGAAGAACGCGGCGCAGCGAGAACGCACAGCCCGCCACCGCCGCAACCAACAGCAACAAGACGCTCGACGCAATGCGTCCGGGTGAGATGTACAGGGGTATGGATCCCGGGCCGATCAAGAGGTCGAGCACCACTGCCAACACGCCGGCGATCGCCGAAGCCACCGCAGTCACCACCACGGCCTGCAGTACGAGCCCTGCGAAGATGCTTCGAGAGCGGGCGCCGATGGCCTTGAGCACTCCGTACAGCCCCGTTCGTTCGACGGTGATGAGGGCGAAGAACAACGCAATGACCACAAGCGCGATCACCACGGTGACCCCGAGGATCTGGTTGAAGGTGCTCTGCTGCTCGGTAACGCCGGGAATCTCGTTGATTGCGTCCTGGACACTCAGCGCATAGGCGCTGCCAGCCAGCGCAGAGTCGATCTGGTCGATCAGTTCGGCTGCGTCGACGCTCGACCTCACAGCCAGGGCCTGCACGGTGCCTTCGGCCAGTCGCGCACCGGGCCGGTTCTGGGCCAGTACCTCCTGCCAGGTGGAGATGTTGGCCCACAGGCCGCCTTGACCGTTGTAGGCCGTGTCGTCGACCCAACCCACCACCTTGATGGGTGTGCGGGCCGGGCCCACCAACAACTCGTCGCCCAGTTCGACCCCATCGGCCGAGAGAACCTCGTCGGCGTAGGCCTCGCCGTCGCCCGGCGGTGCCGGCAGCGACCCGGTGGGGAGCTCGTAGCCCCACAGAGCGACGCTGGCCAGGTCGCGAGGGCCATTGCCGGGAACGCGGGCGCCCAGAAGCGATACCCCGAGGCCCCCGACCTCTTCGACACCGTCGAGCTGTTCGATCTGGATGCGCGTCTGTGCATCGACGCGACTCCGCAGGAACGACGCCTGCGAAGACTCCGAGAACACGATGGCCTCGGCATCCTGTGCTCGAAGGGCCCCGGTCGACAGCCGGATCAGGCCGTCGAGCAGGCCGCCCAGGAACATCAGCAACAAGGCGATGAGGGCCAAGATCGCTGTTGCCGAGACGAAGCGGCTCGGCTGGCGCAGCAGTTCCTTCCACGCGATCTTCATCGGTTGGCACCTCCGGTGGTCGCCTCGATGGGATCGATGGCCAGAACCCGCCTCGCCGACAGCAGCGAGCTGCCCAAGCCCAGCACTAGGAGCAAGACACCCCAGAAGACCACGGCCGGGGTTTCGAAGCGCAGCGCAATACCGCCCAGCCGTTGCTGAGAAAGGGGCGTGTACATCAGCACTCCCAGGGCGAAACCGGCCGCAACGATGATCACAGCCTGGGTCAACAGGGCTGAAACCAGTCGCTTGCCCGGCGCCCCGATGGCGCGCAGCAGGGTCAGGCTCGGCGACTTCTGAAGCGTGACGATGAGGAAGAACAAACCGACGATGCACGGGATGACCAGGCCGTACAGCAGGAAGATCACGGCGAATGACTGCCGAACCTGAGCCACGCCGGGCGTTTGGTCGGCGGCATCGTTCTTGGTGAGCGCGTCGAGGTCGTCCGACAGCGCGTTGACCTGCTCGACGAGTCCGTCGGCATCCAGACCACCGCGCGGTGCCATCGCCAACACGTTGGGCAAGGGCTCACCCGCGTCTGGGTTGGCCGACTGGACCGACTGAACGTAGGTGTCGTACAGAACGAACAAGGTCGGTCCGGCGTTGAGCTGCGAGTCTCGCGCCAGACCCACAACGGTCAGTTCGAGGCCGCCAGGTTCGACGAGCACCGTGTCTCCGAGGTCGAACCCCAAGTCGGCATCGGCCTCGCTGGCTACGGCCTCTCCGCCCGACTGGGCCAGACGCCCCTCGACGATGTTGTCTGGCGCACCCAATGACGCGTCCTCGAAACCCCAGATGGTGGTTTCAGACAGCGAGCCGTCGCCTGCGGTGACGCTGAAGGTTCCCTGACCGATGCGGCCGATGGACGCAACATCGGACAATCCGCCGACCTGCTGCTCGAGGTCTGGTGTGATGACGCTGCCCTGCACGACCCGCTGACCGTCGACGGTGTAGACGAGAACCGGCGCCGACTGGTTTCGAATGGCGCCGACGAACGAGGTGAGCAAGCCGTTCTGCAACGACTGCTGGAACAAGATCAAGAAAACCAGGAGACCGATCGCGGCGATCAACAGGCCAAAGCGGGCCTTGGCACGCGTCATCTCCTTCAAGGCCAAGAACATCGATCGATCATCTCCTGTTCGGGCCCAGTCAACGTCGGGCGGTCGTAACTAATTCCCGTCCATGCCAGGATCTTGTGATGCAACCGCTGCGAATCATCGAACTCGAGAATCTGGCCGATCGAGACCCTGCCGGCGCTCTCGTCGCAAACGTCGATCTGGTCATCGTCCGCTACGACGACGAGGTCTCGGTGATGTACGGACGCTGCCTGCACCGCGG encodes the following:
- a CDS encoding siderophore-interacting protein yields the protein MAEVEELGPRMLRVVAGGSELCDFATPEPAASIRVLVPAPGDRLVLPQWNGNEFLMPDGERPLLRTFTPVVVDANSGLIEFWVVRHPGGAVSGWAETAQPGDPLAISGPGSGYELPDAARSLLILGDETAIPAVRQLAGLAAQAGLSVEAHVEVIDPGAVLDLGFDVRWHVTQPGAVAGRRLVEVVDAVAHLDEGVHVWAAGEASAMQAIRKRLFDALGVERTRTSVRGYWKPQRG
- a CDS encoding ABC transporter permease, with translation MLNPTPNVAPTAKRRVRQHPPWPLLMLAMVGAALFAVPLVGLAARTPWGDLVSIVRSDVVVDALGLSLFTSVAATAISLVLGVPLAWVLSRVDFPGRSVLRAVVTLPMVLPPVVGGAALLFAFGRRGLVGEPLNDATGFLLPFSIWGVVLANTFVAMPFLIITVEGALSSVDAGYERAAATLGASRLTVFRRVTLPMIAPSLKAGAVLVWARALGEFGATVTFAGNLQGRTQTLPLAVFVALESDRDVAVAVSLVLVAISLVVLVALRDRWWGRQ
- a CDS encoding ABC transporter permease encodes the protein MFLALKEMTRAKARFGLLIAAIGLLVFLILFQQSLQNGLLTSFVGAIRNQSAPVLVYTVDGQRVVQGSVITPDLEQQVGGLSDVASIGRIGQGTFSVTAGDGSLSETTIWGFEDASLGAPDNIVEGRLAQSGGEAVASEADADLGFDLGDTVLVEPGGLELTVVGLARDSQLNAGPTLFVLYDTYVQSVQSANPDAGEPLPNVLAMAPRGGLDADGLVEQVNALSDDLDALTKNDAADQTPGVAQVRQSFAVIFLLYGLVIPCIVGLFFLIVTLQKSPSLTLLRAIGAPGKRLVSALLTQAVIIVAAGFALGVLMYTPLSQQRLGGIALRFETPAVVFWGVLLLVLGLGSSLLSARRVLAIDPIEATTGGANR
- a CDS encoding winged helix-turn-helix domain-containing protein, whose protein sequence is MDLMEPEPDLPSWTFLTNYAHVLIAIDRNPELRQRDIAHAVGLTVGAVQKIINELERGGYLSHEKVGRRNRYQINPDLPLRHPLENTHNVGELLESLADSGS
- a CDS encoding ABC transporter ATP-binding protein; amino-acid sequence: MTEPALQMSDVRKVYQVGDDEVVALDHATLTLGEDEIVALVGPSGSGKTTLCSIAGGILSTTEGSVRVGGEEITDYSDSELTRFRQSQVGFVFQSVNLVPFLNARENLLVVDEMGRRQGKPARDRADRLLEELGLSDRAKNLPSQLSGGQKQRVAIGRALMNEPRLVLFDEPTSALDTELGAQVMELIRTEMKSRKTAAIVVTHDERITDYCDRTVHITDGVLRS
- a CDS encoding ABC transporter permease — its product is MKIAWKELLRQPSRFVSATAILALIALLLMFLGGLLDGLIRLSTGALRAQDAEAIVFSESSQASFLRSRVDAQTRIQIEQLDGVEEVGGLGVSLLGARVPGNGPRDLASVALWGYELPTGSLPAPPGDGEAYADEVLSADGVELGDELLVGPARTPIKVVGWVDDTAYNGQGGLWANISTWQEVLAQNRPGARLAEGTVQALAVRSSVDAAELIDQIDSALAGSAYALSVQDAINEIPGVTEQQSTFNQILGVTVVIALVVIALFFALITVERTGLYGVLKAIGARSRSIFAGLVLQAVVVTAVASAIAGVLAVVLDLLIGPGSIPLYISPGRIASSVLLLLVAAVAGCAFSLRRVLRIDPASALGS